The genomic segment GCCAACGCCTCTGCTAAATTGTCTTGGTTCAAAAAGTTGTTTACTGATCTGAGATTACCAATTGCAGGTACTCCAATCTTGTGGTGCGCAATATATCTGCCACTCAGCTTGCCTCCAACCCCATCTTCATGCAAGTACCAAACACATTGGAATAGATTTCTATTTCATTTGTGATATGGTGCAATAGGAAGGAGATCAccttgtataataataataataatatagtttttttatttattaaaatttggtgtattttattaaaaaattagtatttttagtgTTAGAATCTAAGTGGATCGAATAAATGTAGTTGGTTGGTTTAATCATCATGGACCGTATACTAGTATATATTTCATTTTgcataacaaaaaacaataagaattacaataataataataagatgtATACTAATTACATTTTCACACTATTTTTATACCTCATTGTAATAAATATTAGTttatttagttttgttttgtatgtGGTCAAATATGGTgagtattttaatattttatgtttttccaaatttaaattaattttatttgatttgaAAATGCAACTTTTCAGCATTTCCCCTTGGTAATAAGAATCAACATGTTCAATAActtccattttttttaaaaaaacctcccaccttcttttctttctctctccaaaAACCATTCAAACTCTTTCTCTTCCTTCCCAAGGCCGGCCCTAGGCATGGTGGGCTAGGTCCATGCCCCTAGGACCCCAATATATAAAGAGATTTTTTCTATAATGACCAAAAAGTAATAAAAACTAACATAATTACTATAGCACAGAATTTTTTTACTTCTtaccaaaaataaaattgaaaattacaaaaatactattTCATCTTTCTCGGTCTCTCTCTCCACGCGGCACGGTATACTCTCTGTCAAGGATTACCCATGATGACTTCCGGCTGCAACAACATCCAATCTCCACCGCAAACAACAACGAAACTGCAGCCAAAAACTCTATCATGAAACCAACGACGATTTCGAATCCAAACAACGGTGATGGTCGACCTAAATCAACGACAAAGCTACAGACACTACAAGAATTGACCACATTAGCAGCGGGCGCCTCCGCCGCTAATAAGGGTGACATCCGCCGCTAATGCTTATTAGCAGCGGGGATCCGCCGCTAATACCCTGCCTCAAATCATTTGTCactaataatgattattagcggcggactgacacacccgccattgatataatattattagcggcgaatATTAGCAGCATAGCCCGCCGCTAATACATATGTCAGATACATTATTATTAGTTGCGGGGTTCGCcgctaatattgtttttataatatattttaaattttatttgaaataaattaatatttattaaatttaattatttttaaaaataattcataagaaaatttaacaaaataagcatttaattaatttaaacagaactaacattaaaattaatgtgaatagttttaatatttatcaacctagctaatatcgctattgtcattaaaaataaatacagtattaattcagtccaaatacataaactaataactaaataaaatcattaagattaatattgaaattgtcctcatcttcaacatttttgTGTGGTTGTGAGGGCGACGGCTGTGGCTGTGgtggtgaaggaatataaggtggctgtgatgatcgtccgagagtgaggtccccaaactgatctCGAGGCTATGGCTGCGACCCAcccccaaactcaccatatctcacatatggttgctgcgacgaacctccaacctccccatacctaacattaggtagcggaggctgcatcgatcctccttgaaaatcggtaaagctaaaatatagtggaggagactgggaagagcgTCCAAAAATGTATTGGTTTTTATACTGAGGAGGTTGTTCCAACGACACATGTGGCGGATACGGTGGACGAGGCTGGTACTGCTGCTGTgcggatactgtgaaggaggctgatactgctactgtggcggtgtatgaaggtcaggattggcagtgttactctgagaagacgaaccaccttcggattgtggtggcaaataCCTCTGCAGAAAACGGTCAACCATGATTTcccaatgttgtccaagtcttgtcaatcgccatctaaagtgttataagagtgtaagttttagtaatgtgaataggaatggataacaaaggagatttgttatcatttttgaaatcttatgcaatattataatatattatgctattttatgatgttttattagataatgttatttataaacaaattaatattttttcctaaactaatttattatttattcttaatttttaaaacttttattaaatataattatcaatttctatattcatgtaatttataactatttaatattagataatgttattcaataaacaaattaaattaaattatttaattaaataatattatatcaaacttttattatttaattaattaaattaataaaaaaataattaaaaatacactttttgtttattcataattttttaatttgtaataatattaataataattttgcaaattaattattatttgacttttagactaatttatttttttaaataattagataaattttattaatctttttcattaattattttattaataatattttaaacttattatttctgtgccgatatccctgtaattgatggttgtagtcaacaaccatcaatcacaagcatactggaacagagaaaataaattaactactaattaattttttttgttctatttttacaaattataattataataattttacaaattaattattgtttaatttttgtgAAACATGTTCAATGCaagagttttttttctttttcagatagTAGGGGACAAAATCTAAAATCTTTGTGTCAATCCTCTCAAATATTAGTTTTTTTGCTAACGTTTTTATTtcaaaagcaaaaagtttttttttttttaaataatggacTTTAAACATTAACCACAAAAAATGTGACATAATTTTCTTTTCGATTTCAAAATGTCGTAAATAAAATAccaaattttgaaaagaaaatgtTTTAGAAATATGTGACATTGTTTTTGTAAAGAAGCCTTCTAAATTTTCAATAAATCAGAGAGCATTATCAGCATTAAAAAAACTATTCCAAATAAAAAGAAACTAGGAACACAAAGCCAAAACAGAGAATTGTCCACATAATGCAAAAATGACAGATTCATCATTAAAAAATACTAACAAGTAACAACAATTCAACAACAAAGTACCAAATATAAAATCTAAAATCAAAATACATCAATGACAGTAGTCCAAAATATCGAtatcaacataaatcataaaaaaatacctCTGACCCACCAAGCCAATAGTCTGAAATTCCTAAAGCCACCAAGTGTAATATGAAAATGACAGCCACTAAGACCAATCACAAAAGAGTCACTGCCAAAACCAAAGTTATATATGTCACTAATTTCTTATTTCAGTATAAGCACAATATATTTCTAATGCATGAAGAATTATAATTGCCTACTAGTTTTCAGTGAGACCAGAGAGAGTATTCCATTTCCATTTCCATGAAGACACTATTTAACGATAGTTATTtattgaaatatttattttttttaataaattatctTTAGACTCATATATATTATATTGGCCAACAATTGTTCTCTCATAAAAAGAAGGGAAGATAACATTCACATTAGCCCTTAAATCTGACTTAGGTTCATATTTGGCTTATTTATGTGGTTTGAAATCACTCCGATTTATAGTAACAGATGGTGGTCGGTCTAGGGttctagaaaattacaaaatCAATTACTTGAGCCAAATTCATTGAAATAAAGAGAATGAAAAAATATACACGAAGAGAATACAGACCCATCACATCACAACACACAAAACATAGTCTCAAGTGAATAAAACAACGAAATTAAACTAGACCAAGAACAACGGTCCAGATATAAAGATAACAACTACTCTGAAAAAAAGCTAAAACTACAACAACAATAAACACAACTGACCACAGACGCGAAGAGGTGGAATATTTTGGAAGATAGTGGAATGTTGCTGTGTAATCGTCTACCAGTCGAAGAGAAGACGGAGAAGACGcgaagaagaaaggagaacagATGCGAAGAGGTGGTGCCAATTTGATTTGTATGCATAAGCATTAGCGGCGGGACCCGCCGTTATTAGTTTCTCCCCCGCCattaatattattagcggcgagtAGCCCGCCTCTAATAAATGTGATTACCCACCGCtaatactattagcggcggatagtccACCTCTAATACAGGtgattatccgccgctaataaattttaaaaactgTTCCCGGGCATTTAATTAGGCATATTAGCGGTGAAGCCTCCGCCGCTAATAGTGGcacagtccgccgctaatatattttttaatatttttataaatactcACTTATTTTTAGCGGCAGACCCCCAATTCCGCCTCTAATAGACTGTACAATACAGGCGGACTTGGTCTGCCACTAATACTTACGCCACTAATACGCTTTATTGTTGTAGTGAGATGATTACGATCTGAAACAACACCCAACTACATACAATTCAAATATGAAAAATAACACCACAACGACAAATCTCATCTGAAAAACAAACTCACATCTACAACTCGATCTCGATCTGAGAAACCAGCAACAACAATGGCATACTGTTTGATTATGGGCAGAACGGTTTACAACTAAAAGACAACAACATCTATATTGAAAATGGCTAAACACATTCAATTTATGGGGAAAACATGTCAACTATAAGGTAAGCAGCAAAAAACCCcaacaaaaactaaaaaattaattcatcAAAACTTCCTTAATAATCTCATAATATTTGCTTCAATTTTGTAGAAAAATTCAGATCAAGGAAGAAATTGTTGGAAAATAGTTGTTGTAACAATTAATctatagagtccaagaactttacttagctagttagatagtagtaataatagtaatagttgtagtatttttatgactggggattttggttcagaccgagatttaattggacactcgtagtaacacttgtagattttataagtttaacctatagtttaagaatattaattttaacctaaggtttgattaatatgactgatattgatggtgatatttattatattataaggtttagatagacccaataagatagtaacacttgtcatatgtatgtttaatgataattaagtatttttaaggaataaacttattaagattaatatttgaatatcctagggtctgtcagcagctttgaaaacgttagaggacttagtcaaggctatttactcaattcaaattaagctgaaaatgtgcaatttcgtgtttaaatattcagcgtatgccgatatatcgcagctatagggggcgatatatcacaatacggggatacgaaaaacacgtaacttcgcacgatcacctcgacgagcctcgggcatactggcccaagcaatatatcacctactaagggcgatatatcggctcctttgatggatttttaaatgtttttgaaaacattctcattttaatctttaacctcttgataagcccagcatttttctgaccgagtcttcagcctctgctgaacgataattcaaatatttttcacttaaaaggccattattttattcaagttaaatgaagatcttttcattcttgaactctataaataagacctagtacctagccatttattcattcatcaagctaagttcagaggctacaagctgctaggttatttttgagtgcttaaacacttgggttggggattataagcttatcaaacacttgggaagttagGTTTATAGaacatttcggttcgaggtttagatcgatcatagaagcattcaaggcattccaaattctagttcattttggtattattttttttaagttcttataagtttttctactcaaaatcctaactctattctttattctaggttaggaaatctaagatcttgaacataaggttcttggtaagtatctttcgatGGAATAGTTCTTTCGTTatttttcatccctttttctttagtatactcaccctttcactgatggtttttaggagtgtcccaaggtcccaaacctgttcacATATCCCTGTAttttttttggtaaggaaaataggatagaatattatatgttatgctatatgttatcttatgatttatgtattatattaacttatgatttatgtgttatgttatgtatgttgtagacttgggcatatgacttgtataactaacaagccccaataaatttatgggcatatgacttgcttagctagcaagccccacaaatctaatgggcatatgacttgtttagtttacgagccccaagtaataatggccattatagtatgtgtgacatatgtttatgatatgttttattatatacgttatgaattttatgtatatgatttatgtgttagattttccttgctgggcattaggctcactcctttatgtttatatgtgcaggaaaatagctttggtggtggGAAAGGTTCTTTGAAGCttagggatgtgtattgaggcgggatggaatcgatggaccgagagttcgattcgaggatgaagtctctttaattatggttttctatgtatttttccgcaattggttgtaataagttttaattaagttttcattatgtcaaggttatgttttgtttcaaacaatgggatcccaatgtcctacttatgaattttatatagtttaaAACCTTTACCTTACAATTctgaaataaagatatgttatttcaaatgtatgttttcgtaagattagtatagaagttagtaatggtctaaagtctagagtagttgggtcattacataatctCATTAAAACATCATAACCAGGTATGTATTTTTCATATAGATTCTCTTCATTATTCATCCAATTAtgctaaaaaaatatatttgatatttATGCTAACAAATTGATTGAAGAATTTAGactatatatattatttgttGCTCTTACGTTGTTTTACAGCTGTTTGTAAGTTATTGCATATAATAACCCTGCTATTTAACATTTCAGCAAATGAAAACAATACCAATACTGATTCAGAGCAACGGAAAATGGGATGACAACAAGAATTATGTTGATTTTGAACCTAATGGGGAATCGATACCTAGAAATTGCAAAGATGAAGAACTTGTGTATACATTGTTGTTGCAGTTACGTTGCAACCCTGCAACAACACAAATGCAACTACAGTATCAAGTGAAGGACAACTACCCACCCCTCAAAATAGTGGATGATGCAAGTCTCATTTTCTACTTGCAGTAGAAAATGAACGAGTCTGACTTCACAAGATATCCACTGTGTGTGAACACAGTAGACAACATGGCAACAACATCAAATCAAATTCCATTCTACGCATATAAAGAGCCAACAATAACTGCAGAACTGACGATGATTGAGAATGGACCACGAACAACAAAATCAACAATAGAGCAACAAGAATGTGAAATAACAGAAGAAATTAATGAAACATTTGACTTCATTGACTATGCAAAGTTGGTCACTACAGAAATGTTGGAACAACTAGAGAACACCAAGAATAAGGGCCTGCTGCTTGACAATGTAGATTCACTTGTAATCACAAACCTCTGCGATCCCAAAATCGAAATTGGTCAGATCTGCAAAGACAAGGCAACACTAAAAAGTGTTCTCAGCTACTTTGCAATAACAAACCACTTCCAATACAAGGTGCTTAAATCATGCTTTAGAGAATAcaacattatttgtttggacaaAAACTACAAGTGTTCCATAAGAGCATCAAGGAATGGAACAACACAAGCATTCATCGTCagaaaatattacaaaatacacaCATGCTCTTTGGAAATCAGATTCGATGATCAACGACAAGCAACATCAAAATTAATAGGCAACTACATAAAGCCAAAGTTCCTCAACCTGAAAACAACATGCACTTCAGTAGACATCAGAGGTGACTTGAATGATAGATACAGTATAAAGATGAATTATATGAAAGCATGGAGAAGTAAGGAACATGCGCTCAACGAATTACGAGGAAATGCAAAGGAATCTTACAATCTCATACCGAGTTACTTGTACATGCTACAAAAAACCAACCCTAGAACTATAGTTGACATTGAAAAAGGAGAAGATGATAGTTCGTTGTTTCTATTCATGGCCTTGAATGCATCTTAGAGAGGCTGGGAAAAATGCAAGCCTATAATAGTTGTTGATGGCACTTTCTTGATGTCTACATATGGAGGAACGTTGCTCTCTGCTTGTGCACAGGATGCAGGAGGTAAAATATTCCCACTTGCTTTTTGTATAGCAGATTCTGAGAACAACAAGTCATGGGAGTGATTTTTCACAAAATTAAGAGAAGCATGTGAAGTTAGAGAAGACCAGTGTATAATATCATATCGACATGAAAGCAtaatcaaacaaacaaacaaagtttTCCCATAAATAACACATGGCTACTGCATGTTCCACCTATTAAGCAACCTGAAAACAACCTACAAGAAACATGCCAATGAATATAGTGTACCTTTCTTTGCTGCAGCAACCGTGTACACAGAAAAGAAATTCAAATATCATATGAAGGAGCTTGACAACTTGGATAAGCGAATAAGGTCTTATTTACAGAAGATTGGATATCATAAATGGTCAAGATTCTACTCCCAAAAAAAAAGGTACTCAGTAATGACTTCCAATATTGTTGAGTCACTTAACGCGCCACTGTGGCAGCTAGAGAAGTACCTGTCACAACACTTTTGGAGTGTTTGTGTGGATTACTCCAAGATTGGACATACACTAATAGGAAACTAGCTCAAAAAACAATGACAAGATTGACACCAGTTGCAGAACAAGCACTCACCAACAACTTCGTATACTCTTTGAGATTAACTGTAAGATtgatcaattttttagttttttttccaaTTATTGCTGCCAATCATTATTGTTGCTATTGTGTTGCTCTAATGTTGCCACTATACCTATACAACTTATAATACAGGTAAAGCCAGAAAATGAATATCTTTTTGAGGTATTTAAAGAAGATAAGTCATGGATTGTAAATCTTAAAGAACGAATTTGCACTTGCAATAGATTTCAGAATGATGAATTTCCATGTGGTCATGCTCTTGCTGTGATGAAGGAGATGAACATAGACCCCTACGATTATTGTTCACATTACTACACAACAAAAGTATGGTTAGAAACATACAATGCAATTGTGTATCCAGTAGGGAAACAACAACATTGAGAATTACTAGACTTTTTCAAAGACATCATAGTGTTGCCTCCATTTGAAAGAGTAAAGGCTGGAAGACCAAAGAATAGAAGAATTATAGCTGCTTGGGAATCTAAAAAGAAGAACAAGTGCAGCAAGTGTGGACAAAGAGGTCATAATAGGAAGACATGTCAAACCTGAACACTAAGAAGTTGAGAATAATAATACAGCAACACAAAAAAAGATGCTAGTTTATCAAATCACCTAAATAAATAACAtggtttcaatttttttatttcaaacacttaaacattGGAAGGAAATTGATTAATTCTTGTTGCTCCCTTGTTTTAAAATGATTTCATTTTATTGTCTTTATATATTTTGGGACATATGCATCATACTGATATTAAGTCATAATTATTGATGACCAGTTATTCTTTTTAAAACATAATTGCTTATATTATGAGGATGTTGTTGTCTTGTTGCTATATAGTTGAAATagtcaaacaaaaaaaaatgacaaagaaTAGAAAGATGAAAATCTGGAAATATATTGAAAAGGAAATAGGACCAACAAGATAACTATTACCAAAATAAACCAATAAACTAGACTATTATTTAGAAAAttgaaattacataaaaaataaaaaataaacaataaaacaCAATGTTTGAAGTTGTTCTATTGTTGCTAAAGAGTTGTTACAAAGTCGCCGACAAAAAAAACACAACCATCAATCCTTCAAACACAGCTTTTTGCACTTTCTTCCAACTTTTTTACTAACTTTTTTAGGAGACTTCTTTCGAAGTTTAGGTTGACTAGCAACATTCTCTATTTGCTTCATTTTTCCATAAGAATAAAGAAGACCAACCAATCTAGAACAACGATCTTCAACTAAAAAATCACTTGATGAAATTTCCTTGCAATCAGCAAAATACTCAGCAAAGGATGCAAAAAAAATACGACGATCACTGCAAAATATACACCATTTAATGGATTGGTAAAATGTAAACaagcattaaaaatattaaataaaaaaaataaaaaaaaacataggaCATTACTTACTTGTCCTCTTGTTGAGGCAATCCATCAACACTAACAACAGAAAAAGGAGCCTTGAAATCAACAGAAATTGCACTAGGGTCCTTTCTAATATTGTAAAAATTCAGCAACTCAAAAAACAAAGGCAGCAAGACAGAATATGGCTCCATAGCTGCTATAGATGCAGCTTCATACTGCCCAGAATTCAACGAGTTATACATGTAAAGAATCCTTTCCCTTATATTCAAACACCCTAGAATCCAATGGCTCTCCTTCCTCATATTGATTGGAAACAAACATAGTTACACTCAATCCATGGTTTACCACACATAAGCTTTTTACCTTTTATAAACTGAGCAACTGAATGCCTAAGGTTAAGAACTGATGCATCCCGATTCTTTTGCAAAAATTTCTCATAAAGAGAAGATATGTTATCACTAAAAAAACAATATGTTGTAGTGAAATTCACCTTAGGAGAAGCTGAATACTTCCCCTTCCTCCTAAGTAATAGAATATGACATCAATATGCTGAAAACAACATGaaagaataacaaaataaattcTCATAAACCACATCATGACAACATAAGCGCAACACCATACCAACattagaaaaaatacaaaaattatatataagaacaaaaa from the Humulus lupulus chromosome X, drHumLupu1.1, whole genome shotgun sequence genome contains:
- the LOC133806584 gene encoding uncharacterized protein LOC133806584 codes for the protein MSTYGGTLLSACAQDAGATVYTEKKFKYHMKELDNLDKRIRSYLQKIGYHKWSRFYSQKKRKLAQKTMTRLTPVAEQALTNNFVYSLRLTVKPENEYLFEVFKEDKSWIVNLKERICTCNRFQNDEFPCGHALAVMKEMNIDPYDYCSHYYTTKVWLETYNAIVYPVGKQQH